Proteins from a genomic interval of Oncorhynchus mykiss isolate Arlee chromosome 21, USDA_OmykA_1.1, whole genome shotgun sequence:
- the cnpy4 gene encoding protein canopy 4: MELFLLCLFWVCSFAISAEDERLPNRCEVCKFLTVELQAALEKTGRSKEVLELGAVLDTGKRRRKIKYNTSETRLTEAVDNICEGILQYSVHAERPGSLRYAKGTSQTMATLKNLVHKGVKVELGLPYELWDEPSVEVSDMKKQCETMLEQYEEVVEDWYFHHQEERLERFLCETHILKTSEQECLQEVWKGDMGKKGSKVEVASEEEGEGKTHDAGEL, encoded by the exons ATGGAACTTTTCCTCTTGTGCCTTTTTTGGGTGTGCAGCTTCGCTATATCAGCCGAGGACGAAAGACTGCCCAATCGATGCGAAG TGTGTAAGTTCCTGACGGTGGAGCTCCAAGCAGCCTTGGAGAAGACGGGTCGGTCCAAGGAGGTTCTGGAGCTAGGAGCAGTGCTGGACACGGGTAAACGCAGACGCAAGATCAAATACAATACCTC TGAGACCCGTCTGACGGAGGCAGTGGATAACATCTGTGAGGGGATCCTACAGTACAGTGTCCATGCTGAGAGACCTGGCAGCCTCCGATACGCCAAG ggtACCAGTCAGACCATGGCCACTCTGAAGAACCTGGTCCATAAGGGGGTGAAGGTGGAGTTGGGTCTGCCCTATGAACTCTGGGACGAACCCTCAGTGGAGGTGTCCGACATGAAGAAACAG TGTGAGACGATGCTAGAGCAGTATGAGGAGGTTGTGGAGGACTGGTACTTCCACCATCAGGAGGAGAGGCTGGAGCGCTTCCTGTGTGAGACACACATTCTCAAGACCTCCGAGcaag aatGTCTACAGGAGGTTTGGAAGGGTGACATGGGAAAGAAGGGATCCAAAGTGGAGGTAGCAAgcgaagaagagggagaagggaagactCACGACGCAGGAGAACTGTGA